Proteins encoded by one window of Martelella endophytica:
- a CDS encoding cold-shock protein produces the protein MAETGTVKFFNTDKGYGFIKPDNGGADIFVHISAVQSSGLTGLTENQKVSFDTEPDRRGKGPKAVNLQVTD, from the coding sequence ATGGCCGAGACTGGCACAGTAAAATTTTTCAACACTGACAAGGGGTATGGCTTCATCAAGCCAGACAATGGCGGCGCGGACATTTTCGTCCATATTTCCGCCGTTCAGTCCTCCGGCCTGACCGGGCTGACGGAGAACCAGAAAGTCAGCTTTGATACGGAGCCGGACCGCCGCGGCAAAGGCCCCAAGGCGGTCAACCTCCAGGTCACGGACTAA
- a CDS encoding LysR family transcriptional regulator VtlR has protein sequence MPLDWDKLRIFHAAAEAGSFTHAADKLHLSQSAISRQVSALEQDVGVKLFHRHARGLILTEQGELLYRTAHDVLLKLEGVRTRLTETKEKPSGKLRVTTTVGLGQGWLTDKVQEFLQLYPDMQIQLILDNEELDVNMRHADCAIRLRQPQQPDLIQRKLFTVHMHVYASPSYINRHGEPQSIEDLDNHRIISFGEPAPNYLLDVNWLEIAGRSPDNPRPAHLQINSLTSIKRAALLGIGIAILPDYIVGRDPGLLQLVTHADVPTFDTYFCYPDEMKNSAKLKVFRDFIVAKSRNWSF, from the coding sequence ATGCCTCTGGACTGGGACAAGCTGCGGATATTCCATGCCGCAGCGGAGGCGGGCTCGTTCACCCACGCGGCCGACAAGCTCCACCTCTCCCAGTCCGCCATCAGTCGCCAGGTCTCGGCGCTGGAACAGGATGTCGGCGTCAAGCTGTTTCACCGCCACGCCCGCGGCCTGATCCTCACCGAGCAGGGCGAACTGCTCTACCGGACGGCGCACGACGTGCTGCTGAAGCTCGAGGGCGTGCGCACCCGGCTGACGGAAACCAAGGAAAAGCCCTCCGGCAAGCTGCGCGTCACCACCACGGTCGGCCTTGGACAGGGCTGGCTGACAGACAAGGTGCAGGAATTCCTGCAGCTTTATCCAGACATGCAGATCCAGCTCATCCTCGACAACGAGGAGCTGGATGTGAACATGCGCCATGCCGATTGCGCCATCCGCCTGCGCCAGCCGCAGCAGCCGGACCTGATCCAGCGCAAGCTGTTCACCGTGCACATGCATGTCTACGCCTCGCCGTCCTATATCAACCGCCATGGCGAGCCGCAGTCGATCGAGGATCTCGACAACCACCGGATCATCTCGTTCGGTGAACCAGCGCCGAACTATCTGCTCGACGTGAACTGGCTCGAGATCGCCGGCCGCTCGCCGGACAATCCGCGTCCAGCCCACCTGCAGATCAACTCGCTGACCTCGATCAAGCGCGCCGCCCTTCTCGGCATCGGCATCGCCATCCTGCCGGATTATATCGTCGGGCGCGATCCGGGCCTGCTGCAGCTCGTCACCCACGCCGACGTGCCGACCTTCGACACCTATTTCTGCTATCCGGACGAGATGAAGAACTCGGCAAAGCTGAAGGTCTTCCGCGACTTCATCGTCGCGAAATCGCGCAACTGGAGCTTCTGA
- the trxB gene encoding thioredoxin-disulfide reductase has product MADHHTQVLIIGSGPAGYTAAIYAARAMMKPVLIAGLEQGGQLTITTDVENYPGFADPIQGPWLMEQMLAQAENVGTEIVNDLVTRLDLSARPFVATTDSGEVWTADTVILATGAKAKWLGLDSEQAFNGGGVSACATCDGFFYRNRDVVVVGGGNSAVEEALYLANIAKSVTIVHRRDSFRAERILQERLFALENVKVIWNHAVEEIVGTSAVPPLPPSVTGVRLKNVKTGETQTVDADGVFIAIGHTPQVDLIRDQLRLKPNGYLWTEPGTTKTSIDGVFGAGDVTDDNYRQAVTAAGMGCMAALEAERYITGQKTGTLAAAE; this is encoded by the coding sequence ATGGCAGACCACCACACGCAGGTGCTCATCATCGGGTCCGGCCCGGCCGGCTACACCGCCGCAATCTATGCGGCGCGGGCGATGATGAAACCGGTGCTGATCGCCGGCCTGGAACAGGGCGGCCAGCTGACCATCACGACGGATGTCGAGAACTATCCGGGCTTCGCCGATCCTATCCAGGGACCGTGGCTGATGGAGCAGATGCTTGCTCAGGCTGAAAATGTCGGTACCGAAATCGTCAACGACCTCGTCACCAGGCTCGATCTCTCCGCGCGACCCTTTGTCGCGACCACTGATTCGGGCGAGGTCTGGACCGCCGACACGGTGATTCTCGCCACCGGCGCCAAGGCGAAGTGGCTCGGGCTCGACAGCGAACAGGCCTTCAACGGCGGCGGCGTTTCCGCATGCGCCACCTGCGATGGTTTCTTCTATCGCAACAGGGACGTGGTCGTGGTGGGCGGCGGCAATTCGGCCGTCGAGGAAGCCCTCTACCTCGCCAACATCGCCAAGAGCGTGACGATCGTGCATCGGCGCGACTCCTTCCGCGCCGAAAGAATTCTGCAGGAACGGCTTTTCGCCCTCGAAAATGTCAAAGTCATTTGGAATCACGCTGTTGAGGAAATAGTAGGCACCAGTGCCGTGCCGCCGCTTCCTCCGTCTGTGACCGGCGTGCGCCTGAAGAATGTGAAGACCGGCGAAACGCAGACGGTCGACGCCGACGGCGTGTTCATCGCCATCGGCCACACGCCGCAGGTCGACCTCATCCGCGACCAGCTGCGGCTGAAGCCGAACGGCTATCTCTGGACCGAGCCGGGCACGACGAAAACCAGCATTGACGGCGTCTTCGGCGCCGGCGATGTGACAGATGACAATTACAGACAAGCCGTGACGGCAGCCGGGATGGGCTGCATGGCGGCACTTGAAGCGGAACGCTATATCACCGGGCAAAAGACTGGTACGCTGGCCGCCGCGGAGTAG
- a CDS encoding Lrp/AsnC family transcriptional regulator, with the protein MRADLDSVDIKILRELQRDGRMTNVELAERVGISAPPCLRRVRRLEEAGIIEGYNAMLNAPKLGYDLVAFCMVGLKHQSETELKAFSKATEDWPMVRQAWMTSGETDFLLHCVCENLMQFQDFVIEVLTTNTHVHTVRTMLTIRQVKKAGLVSL; encoded by the coding sequence ATGCGCGCCGATCTCGATTCCGTCGATATCAAGATTTTGCGGGAACTGCAGCGTGATGGCCGCATGACCAATGTCGAGCTTGCAGAGCGCGTCGGCATTTCCGCGCCACCTTGCCTGCGCCGGGTGCGCCGGCTGGAAGAGGCCGGGATCATCGAGGGCTATAACGCAATGTTGAACGCGCCGAAGCTCGGTTATGACCTCGTCGCCTTCTGCATGGTCGGCCTCAAGCATCAGTCGGAGACCGAACTGAAGGCTTTTTCGAAAGCGACGGAAGACTGGCCGATGGTGCGTCAGGCCTGGATGACCTCCGGCGAGACCGATTTCCTGCTGCATTGCGTTTGCGAAAACCTGATGCAGTTCCAGGATTTCGTCATCGAGGTGCTGACCACGAACACCCATGTCCATACAGTGCGCACCATGCTCACCATCCGGCAGGTGAAAAAGGCGGGACTGGTGTCTCTCTGA
- a CDS encoding glycosyltransferase family 4 protein — protein MKTARIMQLLPAMGDGGVERGTLEMAEYLAAKGVENWVVSAGGPLVDALIGTGTHHIEMKVGAKSPASILANAVKLARLIDDHQIDIVHARSRAPAWAGYLACMRARCHPRFLTTFHGVYGHGNRFKRAYNGVMVKAPIIVANSAFIRDHIISVYGVEDDRIIVAPRGVDTNLFNPQLIAPATLDATRAELGGSPLVAIVGRITEWKGHRYLIEAMALAKNRDFHLAIVGSGNDTVIAALQTQIADKGLGDRVRITGSRRDIPAVMAAADLAISSSVRPEAFGRVAIEAQVMGTPVVATAHGGSLETVIDGKTGFLVPPADPQAMADAIDRALAEPVALAEIGAAARRHVLENFTVETMLEKEYAAYQRLMKRD, from the coding sequence ATGAAGACCGCACGCATCATGCAATTGCTGCCCGCCATGGGCGATGGCGGCGTTGAACGCGGCACGCTCGAAATGGCCGAGTATCTGGCCGCCAAGGGCGTCGAAAACTGGGTCGTGAGCGCCGGAGGGCCGCTGGTCGATGCCCTCATCGGAACCGGAACACATCATATCGAGATGAAGGTCGGTGCCAAATCGCCGGCATCGATCCTCGCCAACGCCGTGAAGCTCGCACGTCTGATAGACGACCACCAGATCGACATCGTCCATGCCCGAAGCCGCGCGCCAGCCTGGGCGGGATATCTCGCCTGCATGCGGGCACGCTGCCATCCGCGCTTTCTGACGACCTTCCATGGCGTCTATGGCCACGGCAATCGCTTCAAGCGCGCCTATAACGGCGTGATGGTGAAGGCGCCGATCATCGTCGCCAACTCCGCCTTCATCCGCGATCACATCATCTCCGTCTATGGTGTCGAGGACGATCGCATCATCGTCGCGCCGCGCGGCGTCGATACCAATCTCTTCAACCCGCAGCTGATCGCGCCGGCCACGCTCGATGCGACCCGGGCGGAGCTTGGCGGCAGTCCGCTCGTCGCCATTGTCGGACGGATCACCGAGTGGAAGGGTCACCGCTATCTGATCGAGGCCATGGCGCTGGCGAAGAACCGCGACTTCCACCTCGCGATCGTCGGCAGCGGCAATGACACGGTGATCGCCGCCCTGCAGACGCAGATCGCCGATAAGGGCCTTGGCGACCGCGTGAGGATCACCGGCAGCCGCCGTGACATCCCGGCGGTGATGGCCGCGGCCGACCTCGCCATCTCTTCCTCGGTGCGCCCTGAGGCCTTCGGCCGGGTCGCGATCGAGGCGCAGGTGATGGGCACGCCGGTGGTCGCGACCGCCCATGGTGGCAGCCTGGAGACGGTCATCGACGGCAAGACCGGCTTTCTGGTGCCTCCTGCAGATCCGCAGGCGATGGCGGATGCCATCGACAGGGCGCTCGCCGAGCCTGTTGCGCTTGCCGAAATCGGCGCCGCCGCCCGACGGCACGTGCTCGAAAACTTCACCGTCGAAACGATGCTGGAAAAGGAATACGCGGCCTATCAGCGACTGATGAAACGCGACTGA
- the greA gene encoding transcription elongation factor GreA: MVEKVPMTKTGADQLREELRWRQQEERPRIIQAIAEARAHGDLSENAEYHAAKEAQSYNEGRIGELEDVTTRAEIVDPAQMKGPKIKFGATVKLVDEDTEEEKTYQIVGDLEADVKAGKISISSPIARALIGKEVGDGIEVNAPGGARAYEILEINWR, translated from the coding sequence ATGGTCGAAAAAGTACCGATGACGAAGACCGGCGCCGACCAGCTCCGGGAGGAACTGCGCTGGCGCCAGCAGGAGGAGCGTCCGCGCATCATCCAGGCGATCGCCGAAGCGCGCGCCCACGGTGATCTTTCCGAAAACGCAGAATACCACGCCGCCAAGGAAGCCCAGAGCTATAACGAGGGCCGCATCGGCGAACTGGAAGACGTGACCACACGCGCCGAGATCGTCGACCCGGCACAGATGAAGGGCCCGAAGATCAAGTTCGGCGCGACCGTCAAGCTCGTCGACGAGGATACGGAAGAAGAGAAGACCTACCAGATCGTCGGCGATCTCGAGGCCGATGTTAAGGCTGGCAAGATCTCGATCTCCTCGCCCATCGCCCGCGCGCTGATCGGCAAGGAAGTCGGCGATGGCATCGAGGTGAACGCGCCCGGCGGCGCCCGCGCCTACGAAATCCTCGAAATCAACTGGCGCTAG
- a CDS encoding permease, whose product MQTFLSDIGQALLMAFGMAWKTGWTLVLGFSISAVLQALVSADSISARLGKGTAKEIAFASAAGAASSSCSYASAAIMRTLFKKGAALVTSLAFLFASTNLVIELGIILLLILGWQFMAAEWIGGLVLIAIMSLVVKLTYPKKIAEEARTHEEEGGGHQHHSMPLEGDTWRDRLKDPAAPGRIAQNFVMEWSMLWKDLLAGFLIGGILSVFVPDAVWQALFLVDAPAWLRVPLNAVIGPIIAIFTFVCSIGNVPLAAVLFSSGASFGGVLAFLYADLIILPLLDAYRRYFGWKLAAYIGGVLFVTMVISGIIMELLFSALSLIPEEAPDIQRDLTQFSLDYTFWLNLVFAVPAAWLFWKALKGGGHQGDHEHAGHHDHDHGAHG is encoded by the coding sequence ATGCAGACTTTTCTTTCCGATATCGGCCAGGCGCTGCTGATGGCCTTCGGCATGGCCTGGAAAACCGGCTGGACGCTCGTGCTCGGCTTCTCCATTTCGGCCGTCCTGCAGGCTCTGGTTTCCGCCGACAGCATTTCCGCCCGGCTCGGAAAGGGCACGGCGAAGGAAATTGCCTTTGCCTCGGCGGCCGGTGCGGCCAGTTCCTCCTGCTCCTATGCCTCAGCCGCGATCATGCGCACCCTGTTCAAGAAGGGTGCAGCGCTGGTCACCTCGCTTGCCTTCCTGTTTGCCTCCACCAATCTCGTCATCGAACTCGGCATCATCCTGCTGCTCATCCTCGGCTGGCAGTTCATGGCTGCGGAATGGATCGGCGGACTGGTGCTGATTGCGATCATGAGCCTCGTCGTCAAGCTTACCTATCCGAAGAAGATCGCCGAAGAGGCGCGCACGCACGAGGAAGAAGGCGGTGGCCACCAGCATCACAGCATGCCGCTTGAGGGCGATACCTGGCGCGATCGACTGAAGGATCCGGCCGCTCCGGGCCGTATCGCCCAGAATTTCGTCATGGAGTGGTCGATGCTTTGGAAGGACCTGCTCGCCGGGTTTCTGATCGGCGGCATTCTCTCGGTGTTCGTGCCCGACGCGGTCTGGCAGGCGCTTTTCCTCGTCGATGCGCCGGCGTGGCTGCGCGTGCCGCTGAACGCGGTCATCGGCCCGATCATCGCAATCTTCACCTTCGTCTGCTCGATCGGCAACGTGCCACTCGCGGCCGTCCTGTTTTCGAGCGGCGCTTCGTTCGGCGGCGTGCTGGCCTTCCTTTATGCCGACCTGATCATCCTGCCGCTGCTTGATGCCTATCGCCGCTATTTCGGCTGGAAGCTTGCAGCGTATATTGGCGGCGTGCTGTTCGTCACCATGGTGATCTCGGGGATCATCATGGAGCTTCTGTTCTCGGCGCTCTCCCTCATTCCCGAGGAGGCACCCGACATCCAGCGCGATCTCACCCAGTTCAGTCTCGACTATACCTTCTGGCTGAACCTGGTGTTTGCCGTTCCGGCCGCATGGCTTTTCTGGAAGGCGCTGAAAGGTGGCGGACATCAAGGCGACCACGAGCACGCCGGCCATCACGACCACGATCACGGCGCCCACGGCTAA
- a CDS encoding MFS transporter, with product MTDAAPARATRREWIGLVVLSVACLVYSMDLSVMFLAIPSIVRELEPSATELLGMNDIYGFMVAGLLITMGSLGDRYGRRRVLLIGSAAFALASLFAALAPSAGMLVLARALLGIAGATVAPSTLSLIMNMFRDENERNRAIGVWGTAFAVGGVVGPVTGGVLLHFFHWGSVFLINIPVMLALLASAPFLLPEYRSGDSDPIDLPSVVLSLATVLPIIYGFKHLAAYGFEPLHLAPIAIGIVFGMLFVRRQGRLHHPLVDLALFRRPAFTVSMLVNMAALFFLFALFLFQTQFFQLVLGLSPLDAALWAALPGVFFAVMSLQAWRVTDRFGPVTTVLGGLSINAVGALSMAAAAHYQSLAGMLLATAVLGLGFVPVVLTTTALIVGSAPPERAGVASAMSETCAEFGGALGIAVLGSLATVVYRLAMRPVDLSDLPPAMAEATRQTLAGAVDSASMLGGTPAWLAQARDAFCASFTICAVVAAVSLLMLALTARRIFAATMPRVVADIH from the coding sequence ATGACTGACGCCGCGCCCGCACGGGCAACCCGCCGCGAATGGATCGGCCTTGTGGTCCTGTCTGTCGCCTGTCTGGTCTATTCCATGGACCTCTCGGTGATGTTCCTCGCCATTCCATCGATCGTGCGCGAGCTGGAACCGTCGGCGACCGAGCTTCTGGGGATGAACGATATCTATGGCTTCATGGTCGCCGGCCTGCTGATCACCATGGGCAGTCTTGGCGACCGTTATGGCCGGCGCAGGGTGCTGCTCATCGGCAGCGCCGCCTTTGCGCTCGCCTCGCTGTTTGCGGCGCTGGCGCCGAGCGCCGGCATGCTGGTTCTCGCCCGCGCCCTTCTCGGCATTGCAGGCGCGACCGTCGCACCGTCGACGCTGTCGCTGATCATGAACATGTTCCGCGACGAAAACGAGCGCAACCGGGCGATCGGCGTCTGGGGCACGGCCTTCGCCGTCGGCGGCGTGGTCGGCCCGGTGACAGGCGGGGTGCTGCTGCATTTCTTCCACTGGGGCTCGGTTTTCCTGATCAATATCCCAGTCATGCTGGCCCTCCTGGCCAGCGCCCCGTTTCTGCTCCCCGAATACCGTTCCGGCGACAGCGACCCGATCGATCTGCCGAGCGTGGTGCTATCGCTCGCAACCGTTCTGCCGATCATCTACGGGTTCAAGCATCTGGCGGCCTATGGGTTCGAACCGCTGCACCTCGCACCGATCGCGATCGGCATCGTCTTCGGCATGCTGTTCGTCCGCCGCCAGGGCCGGCTCCATCATCCCCTTGTCGACCTCGCGCTGTTCCGCCGCCCGGCCTTTACCGTCTCCATGCTGGTCAACATGGCAGCACTGTTCTTCCTGTTTGCCCTGTTTTTGTTCCAGACACAGTTCTTCCAGCTCGTGCTCGGTCTCTCGCCCCTTGATGCCGCGCTCTGGGCGGCGTTGCCGGGCGTCTTCTTCGCGGTGATGTCGCTGCAGGCCTGGCGGGTCACGGACCGGTTCGGCCCGGTGACTACGGTGCTCGGCGGCCTCTCGATCAATGCCGTCGGCGCGCTGTCGATGGCGGCGGCCGCCCATTACCAGAGCCTCGCCGGCATGCTGCTCGCAACCGCAGTGCTCGGCCTCGGCTTCGTGCCGGTGGTGCTGACCACAACGGCGCTGATCGTCGGCTCGGCACCACCGGAGCGCGCCGGCGTCGCCTCGGCGATGTCGGAAACCTGCGCCGAGTTCGGCGGCGCGCTCGGCATTGCCGTGCTTGGCAGTCTTGCCACGGTCGTCTACCGTCTGGCGATGCGCCCCGTCGACCTCTCGGACCTGCCGCCTGCGATGGCCGAAGCGACCCGACAAACACTGGCCGGCGCCGTCGACAGCGCATCCATGCTGGGCGGCACACCCGCCTGGCTCGCACAGGCCCGCGATGCTTTTTGCGCGAGTTTTACAATCTGTGCCGTCGTCGCTGCGGTAAGCCTGCTCATGCTTGCACTGACAGCCCGCCGCATCTTTGCAGCAACAATGCCGCGTGTGGTGGCCGACATCCACTGA
- a CDS encoding VOC family protein produces the protein MSSDFIWYELLTPDTAAAETFYKSVIGWEAKDSGVADVSYTLFSVSGYDTYAAGMMALNEDMLARKVPPNWSGYVYAEEVDAKAAEFVAEGGSINVPPMDIPSVGRFAVVADPQGAVICLMNPIPPEGGMPEAPPAGSPGTFAWRELYATDAPAAVAFYEKVFGWKESAAMDMGPMGKYHLFGLGEDDMGGIMKKPDEMPMSAWGYYIAVDGLNAAIERVKAGGGQLLNGPMDVPGGAVVAQCLDPQGAFFCLVSNTP, from the coding sequence ATGAGCAGCGACTTCATCTGGTATGAACTTCTGACACCTGACACGGCTGCTGCCGAAACCTTCTACAAGAGCGTCATCGGCTGGGAGGCGAAGGACAGCGGCGTGGCCGATGTCAGCTACACGCTTTTCTCCGTTTCCGGATACGACACTTACGCCGCTGGCATGATGGCACTCAACGAGGACATGCTGGCGCGCAAGGTTCCGCCGAACTGGTCCGGCTATGTCTATGCCGAGGAGGTCGATGCCAAGGCCGCCGAGTTCGTCGCCGAGGGCGGCAGCATCAATGTGCCGCCGATGGACATTCCGTCGGTCGGCCGCTTCGCCGTCGTGGCCGACCCGCAAGGGGCGGTGATCTGCCTGATGAACCCGATCCCGCCGGAAGGCGGCATGCCGGAGGCACCGCCCGCGGGCTCACCCGGCACCTTTGCCTGGCGCGAGCTTTATGCCACGGACGCCCCGGCCGCGGTCGCCTTTTACGAAAAGGTGTTCGGCTGGAAGGAAAGCGCGGCGATGGACATGGGACCGATGGGCAAATACCACCTTTTCGGCCTTGGCGAAGACGATATGGGCGGCATCATGAAGAAGCCGGACGAAATGCCGATGTCGGCCTGGGGCTACTATATCGCTGTCGATGGCCTCAACGCCGCAATCGAGCGCGTCAAGGCGGGCGGCGGGCAACTGCTCAACGGACCGATGGATGTCCCCGGTGGCGCCGTGGTCGCGCAGTGCCTCGATCCGCAGGGCGCGTTTTTCTGCCTCGTTTCGAACACGCCCTGA
- a CDS encoding aminopeptidase P family protein: MNGLATRPENFVCENGTKAPLPFSQAEYDRRLAHLRARMEARGITAVLLTSMHNIAYYSGFLHCSFGRPFGCVVTATRCTTISANIDAGQPWRRSHGDNIIYTDWKRDNFWRTAAGLLAGHARIGIEGDQMTLAARAALETAVGAREVIDLAPDVMTLRMVKSAEEIALIRAGARVADIGGAAIREVIGEGMREIDVAMAGRDAMELAIAETFPHAEYRDTWVWFQSGLNTDGAHNPVTARRLAKGDILSLNTFPMISGYYTALERTLFLGAPDAASLKLWETNVAAHELGISLIRPGISCAAICEEVNRFFADAGVLQYRSFGYGHSFGILSHYYGREAGLELREDIETVLEPGMVISMEPMLFVPEGTPGAGGYREHDILVVGEDGAEDITGFPYGPAHNIIAG; the protein is encoded by the coding sequence ATGAACGGACTGGCCACGCGCCCCGAGAATTTCGTCTGCGAGAACGGCACAAAGGCGCCGCTGCCCTTCAGCCAGGCGGAGTATGACCGCCGACTTGCGCACTTGCGCGCGCGGATGGAGGCGCGCGGCATCACCGCCGTGCTGCTCACCTCCATGCACAACATCGCCTATTATTCTGGCTTTCTCCATTGCTCTTTCGGCCGCCCGTTCGGCTGCGTGGTGACGGCAACGCGCTGCACTACGATCTCGGCCAATATCGATGCCGGCCAGCCGTGGCGTCGCAGCCATGGCGACAACATCATTTATACCGACTGGAAGCGCGACAATTTCTGGCGCACGGCGGCCGGACTTCTTGCGGGCCATGCCCGGATCGGGATCGAGGGCGATCAGATGACGCTTGCCGCCCGTGCCGCGCTTGAAACCGCAGTCGGCGCCCGCGAAGTCATCGACCTTGCGCCGGATGTGATGACGCTGCGGATGGTGAAGTCGGCGGAGGAAATCGCACTGATCCGCGCGGGCGCGCGGGTCGCCGATATCGGCGGCGCGGCGATCCGGGAGGTGATCGGCGAAGGCATGCGCGAGATCGATGTGGCGATGGCCGGGCGCGATGCGATGGAGCTTGCCATCGCAGAGACCTTTCCGCACGCCGAATACCGCGACACCTGGGTCTGGTTCCAGTCGGGGCTTAATACCGACGGAGCGCATAATCCGGTAACGGCGCGGCGGCTCGCGAAGGGCGATATCCTCAGCCTCAACACCTTCCCGATGATTTCCGGCTATTACACGGCGCTGGAGCGAACGCTGTTTCTCGGCGCGCCGGATGCCGCTTCACTGAAGCTTTGGGAAACGAATGTCGCCGCTCATGAACTCGGCATTTCGCTGATCCGCCCCGGCATCTCGTGTGCCGCGATCTGCGAGGAGGTGAACCGTTTCTTCGCCGATGCCGGCGTGCTGCAATACCGCTCCTTCGGCTACGGCCATTCCTTCGGCATCCTCAGCCATTATTACGGCCGCGAGGCCGGGCTGGAGCTGCGCGAGGATATCGAGACCGTGCTCGAGCCCGGCATGGTGATTTCCATGGAGCCGATGCTGTTCGTGCCGGAGGGCACCCCCGGCGCCGGCGGTTACCGCGAGCACGACATTCTGGTCGTGGGCGAAGACGGCGCCGAAGACATCACCGGCTTTCCCTATGGACCGGCGCACAACATCATTGC